The Halalkalicoccus subterraneus genome contains the following window.
GCGACGCTGACGGCGAGCATCGTCGCCGGGTCGGTCGTCGTCGAGACCGTCTTCAACTGGCCGGGACTCGGCCGGGCGTTCATCGACGCCATCAACCAGCGCGAGATCGACCTCATCATGGCGATCACGCTGTTTACGGGCGTGTTCATCATCCTGGCGAACCTGCTTGCGGACATCCTCTATGCGGTACTCGACCCGCGGATCAGATACGACTAAACCATGTCGAAAGAACGAGGACGAATTCGGATATCCGGGTTCGATGCGGAGCGCGTCGAGCGGCGCGATCCGCTGTCGGACTGGACGGCGGACAG
Protein-coding sequences here:
- a CDS encoding ABC transporter permease subunit, which encodes ATLTASIVAGSVVVETVFNWPGLGRAFIDAINQREIDLIMAITLFTGVFIILANLLADILYAVLDPRIRYD